The following proteins are encoded in a genomic region of Necator americanus strain Aroian chromosome II, whole genome shotgun sequence:
- a CDS encoding hypothetical protein (NECATOR_CHRII.G4522.T1) — translation MVFRKYRPSKQWGNADTRIFKAMLKARNARRMPIFHVPDAVKASGITVHNPNDPSFFSSFMGNREALPDLRVNHPAFRVPSIEEHPLYKETSSLIFDGSTALSDGIDQAALLSKAIVREGFPENVLHKVGQTDISDEMIRDAILHGEKYDPTLEKLPRRFDPVLFWVNHYIVHGTPVTKRLNIILDNLSRIALLTGLSSGKLIDHTWVDRDEPLSAMLPSLGSFSSKPFVVRFLPHVTLQTSKPIPAWAAVDEIEELSKQQLPDIRPLSPVIDLGKDHIYNDTPVVPRAETSQSSLHTLLWCREQDQKYPWTKEQNIANAILLTFGAAVAEATKKRGDRDLKANPVVVKGVQLVNGKLDMVTFQLNTLDLNAENHTKNVVWIEKSCPLYEPKPFYEQLTEIPHVNMETVRKFVALLWNR, via the exons ATGGTGTTCCGAAAATATAGACCCTCTAAACAATGGGGAAATGCGGATACGCGTATTTTCAAAGCTATGCTTAAAGCTCGAAACGCAAGACGGATGCCAATCTTTCATGTTCCGGATGCTGTCAAG gcTTCTGGCATCACTGTACACAATCCAAATgatccatcatttttttcatcttttatggGAAATAGGGAAGCTCTTCCTGACTTACGAGTGAATCATCCAGCATTTCGGGTGCCTTCGATAGAG GAACATCCTTTGTATAAAGAAACGAGCAGCTTGATATTTGACGGCAGTACTGCATTGAGTGATGGTATTGATCAAGCAGCTTTACTCAGCAAAGCTATTGTAAGAGAAGGGTTCCCGGAAAATGTGTTGCACAAAGTTGGTCAAACCGATATTTCGGATGAAATG attcgCGATGCAATCCTTCATGGCGAGAAATATGATCCCACTCTTGAAAAATTACCAAGACGCTTTGATCCGGTACTATTTTGGGTAAATCATTACATAGTACATGGTACTCCAGTTACTAAAAGATT GAACATTATTCTCGACAATCTATCTCGGATCGCGTTACTCACTGGATTGAGTAGTGGAAAATTAATAGACCACACTTG GGTTGATCGTGATGAGCCTCTTTCTGCAATGTTACCATCTTTGGGATCGTTTTCTTCGAAGCCGTTCGTTGTTCGATTTCTCCCGCATGTTACTTTGCAAACGTCGAAGCCAATTCCTGCATGGGCTGCGGTGGATGAAATTGAAGAGTTGAG CAAACAACAACTTCCGGACATTCGCCCTCTGTCCCCTGTGATCGATCTTGGCAAGGATCATATTTACAATGATACGCCTGTCGTACCACGAGCAGAGACTTCTCAGTCGTCACTTCATACGCTGTTATGGTGCCGAGAGCAGGATCAGAAATACCCCTGGACTAA GGAGCAAAATATTGCGAATGCCATCCTTCTCACATTTGGAGCAGCTGTAGCCGAAGCAACTAAAAAACGCGGCGATAGGGATTTGAAGGCGAATCCAGTG gTTGTGAAAGGTGTTCAACTTGTTAATGGCAAATTGGATATGGTTACGTTCCAACTGAACACGTTAGATTTGAATGCTGAAAACCATACCAAAAATGTTGTTTGGATTGAAAAAT CATGTCCGTTGTATGAACCAAAGCCATTTTACGAACAATTGACGGAGATACCTCATGTTAACATGGAAACAGTGAGGAAGTTTGTCGCACTGTTGTGGAATCGTTAA